From the Aquitalea magnusonii genome, one window contains:
- the rimO gene encoding 30S ribosomal protein S12 methylthiotransferase RimO has product MSKAPRIGMVSLGCPKAQSDSEHILTRLRAEGYEISSSYDGADLVVVNTCGFIDSAVTESLDAIGEALNENGKVIVTGCLGAKDGVVQNAHPSVLAVTGPHATDEVMDAVHNYLPKPHDPFVDLVPDIGIRLTPKHYAYLKISEGCNHRCTFCIIPSMRGDLESRPVHDVLREAANLARAGVKELLVISQDTSAYGVDVKYKLGFHDGRPVKTRMTELCEELGKHGIWVRLHYVYPYPHVDEVIPLMRDGKILPYLDIPFQHASQKVLKLMKRPANSDNVLARIKKWREICPQLVIRSTFIVGFPGETEEDFEELLQFLREAQLDRVGCFTYSAVEGATANDLPDQVPEDVKEARKERFMAVQAEISARKLEARIGQRLTVLVDEIDDEGTAICRSYADAPEIDGLVFVEDATGLEAGQFVEVDIVDCSEHDLWGERV; this is encoded by the coding sequence ATGTCCAAAGCTCCTCGTATCGGTATGGTTTCCCTTGGCTGTCCTAAAGCCCAGAGCGATTCCGAACACATTCTTACCCGCCTGCGCGCGGAGGGTTATGAAATTTCCTCCTCTTATGACGGGGCTGACCTGGTGGTGGTCAACACCTGTGGTTTCATTGATTCGGCGGTGACCGAATCGCTGGATGCCATTGGCGAAGCGCTGAATGAAAACGGCAAGGTGATTGTCACCGGCTGTCTGGGTGCCAAGGATGGCGTGGTACAGAATGCCCACCCGTCGGTGCTGGCCGTCACCGGCCCGCATGCCACCGATGAGGTGATGGATGCGGTACATAACTACCTGCCCAAGCCGCACGACCCCTTTGTTGATCTGGTGCCGGATATCGGCATTCGCCTGACGCCCAAACACTATGCCTATCTGAAGATTTCCGAAGGCTGTAATCACCGCTGTACCTTCTGCATCATCCCGTCCATGCGTGGCGATCTGGAAAGCCGTCCGGTACACGATGTGCTGCGTGAAGCGGCCAATCTGGCCCGCGCCGGGGTGAAGGAGCTGCTGGTGATTTCGCAGGACACCTCGGCCTATGGCGTGGATGTCAAATACAAGCTGGGCTTCCATGACGGCCGCCCGGTGAAGACCCGCATGACCGAGCTGTGCGAGGAGCTGGGCAAGCACGGCATCTGGGTGCGCCTGCACTATGTTTACCCCTACCCGCACGTGGATGAAGTGATTCCGCTGATGCGCGACGGCAAGATCCTGCCTTACCTGGATATCCCGTTCCAGCATGCCAGCCAGAAAGTGCTGAAGCTGATGAAGCGTCCGGCCAATAGCGACAATGTGCTGGCGCGCATCAAGAAATGGCGCGAGATCTGCCCGCAGTTGGTAATCCGTTCCACTTTCATTGTCGGCTTCCCCGGCGAAACCGAAGAAGACTTCGAAGAACTGCTGCAATTCCTGCGTGAAGCCCAGTTGGATCGCGTGGGCTGTTTCACCTATTCCGCAGTCGAAGGTGCTACCGCCAACGACTTGCCGGATCAGGTGCCGGAAGATGTGAAAGAGGCGCGCAAGGAGCGCTTCATGGCAGTCCAGGCCGAAATCAGCGCCCGCAAGTTGGAAGCCCGTATCGGCCAGCGTCTGACCGTGCTGGTGGATGAAATCGACGACGAAGGCACCGCCATCTGCCGCAGCTATGCCGATGCGCCGGAAATCGACGGCCTGGTGTTTGTGGAAGACGCGACCGGTCTTGAGGCTGGCCAGTTTGTCGAGGTGGACATTGTCGATTGCAGCGAGCACGACCTGTGGGGCGAGCGCGTCTGA
- a CDS encoding methyl-accepting chemotaxis protein: MLVGHRHHCCRQLNPLGLTPTANNGIGNNSVAAHGWFGWLNFFQANRITARMSCTVSPCWARIKNKAFRGRIMTVARRILFQILISVVALLIVGGAGIVTQNKLSATASNFAENDYPSIIILDEFNSSATEMRLGGLQYVTASNTSEKEQFRNRIENGYRKAKQNIATYEKLLNDEEDRRLYEADKKNLDDYYAKLQPVMQAFDQGDMELVKKIRNATLTPSGKLLSKGIDDHIQYNKDHVQKEIELAHQEAHSALIFAVSVLVLAIVILAISGLRTFAAVTRPLNALKSTMHDIEDKLDFTLQVEVHNPHDEIGSTATAFNRLISRVNQSLRDISDSCRQVTSYTTSLAAAARHVSDAASKQNEASASIAATMEQLTVSINHVGSRAGSTSDKSIEASDLAESGQAVIGRTVADIQSIHHTVGNAAQCIDELEQQNSKVAASVGDIKDIAEQTNLLALNAAIEAARAGEQGRGFAVVADEVRKLAERTSVLTREIDEVIKGITTISRQSAEAMNQTQQKVDDGVHGADEALQAIGRIGTASGAARLMAVEIADAIHEQASASNSIAAQIEQIAQMAERSSDAAAETAETARELDASVAVMTSAVARYRL; encoded by the coding sequence ATGCTTGTCGGCCATCGTCATCATTGCTGTCGGCAGCTAAATCCACTAGGCTTAACCCCTACGGCCAATAATGGTATTGGCAATAATAGCGTTGCAGCGCACGGCTGGTTTGGCTGGCTTAATTTTTTCCAGGCAAACCGGATAACTGCACGCATGTCCTGCACAGTATCGCCATGCTGGGCAAGGATAAAAAATAAAGCCTTCAGGGGAAGAATTATGACGGTTGCACGAAGAATCCTGTTTCAAATCCTTATTTCTGTTGTTGCCCTGCTTATCGTAGGTGGTGCCGGTATCGTGACACAGAACAAATTGTCGGCCACCGCCAGCAATTTTGCCGAAAACGATTATCCCAGCATCATCATCCTGGATGAATTCAATTCCTCTGCCACCGAAATGCGCCTGGGTGGGCTGCAATATGTCACGGCCAGCAATACCAGTGAAAAAGAGCAATTCAGAAATCGTATTGAGAATGGTTATCGCAAGGCCAAGCAGAATATTGCCACTTATGAAAAGTTGCTCAACGATGAGGAAGACCGTCGGCTATACGAAGCGGACAAGAAAAACCTGGATGATTACTATGCCAAGCTGCAGCCGGTAATGCAGGCATTTGACCAGGGCGATATGGAGCTGGTAAAGAAAATCCGCAATGCCACGCTCACGCCCTCGGGCAAGTTATTGTCCAAGGGCATCGATGACCATATCCAGTACAACAAGGATCATGTGCAAAAGGAAATCGAGCTGGCGCATCAAGAAGCGCATAGCGCGCTGATCTTTGCGGTATCCGTGCTGGTGCTGGCCATTGTCATCCTGGCCATCAGCGGTCTGCGTACCTTTGCTGCCGTTACCCGCCCGCTCAATGCGCTCAAGAGCACCATGCACGACATCGAGGACAAGCTGGATTTCACCCTGCAGGTGGAGGTGCATAACCCGCATGATGAAATCGGCAGCACGGCTACCGCGTTCAACCGTCTGATCAGTCGCGTCAATCAGAGCCTGCGCGACATCAGTGATAGCTGTCGTCAGGTCACCAGCTATACCACCAGCCTGGCCGCGGCAGCGCGCCATGTGTCCGATGCCGCCAGCAAGCAGAACGAAGCCTCGGCCAGCATTGCCGCCACCATGGAGCAGCTTACCGTCAGCATTAACCACGTTGGCAGCCGTGCCGGCAGCACCAGTGATAAAAGCATAGAGGCAAGCGATCTGGCAGAGTCCGGCCAGGCGGTGATCGGACGCACGGTGGCCGATATCCAGTCCATTCACCATACCGTGGGCAATGCGGCGCAGTGCATCGATGAACTGGAACAGCAAAACAGCAAGGTGGCCGCCTCGGTAGGCGACATCAAGGACATTGCCGAGCAGACCAATCTGCTGGCACTGAATGCCGCCATCGAGGCTGCCCGTGCCGGCGAGCAAGGGCGCGGCTTTGCCGTGGTGGCGGACGAAGTGCGCAAGCTGGCTGAGCGCACCTCGGTGCTGACACGCGAGATTGACGAGGTGATCAAGGGCATTACCACTATCTCGCGCCAGAGTGCCGAAGCCATGAACCAGACCCAGCAGAAGGTGGATGACGGCGTGCATGGCGCGGATGAAGCCTTGCAAGCCATTGGCCGCATCGGTACGGCATCGGGTGCGGCACGCTTGATGGCGGTGGAAATTGCCGATGCCATTCACGAACAGGCCAGCGCCAGCAACAGCATTGCCGCCCAGATCGAGCAGATTGCCCAGATGGCCGAGCGCTCCAGTGATGCGGCGGCCGAAACCGCAGAAACGGCCAGGGAGCTGGATGCCTCCGTGGCGGTGATGACCAGTGCGGTTGCCCGCTACCGGCTGTAG
- a CDS encoding DinB family protein has product MTDRDPMLTHAFAYKQWADQRTLQAVRTLAPANQPQAYAFACQQLNHMVMVEELFRARLQGLPAPHAATNSVQLPTLDELERRLLASNAWLTSHIAALTPESAAQIIRFVFADGQAGSMSQQEILFHILNHGTYHRGAIGHALEQAGAQRPADTYTLYIHAAEPQRRWC; this is encoded by the coding sequence ATGACCGATCGGGACCCCATGCTTACCCATGCTTTTGCTTACAAACAATGGGCCGACCAGCGCACGCTGCAGGCCGTGCGTACCCTGGCCCCGGCAAACCAGCCACAGGCCTATGCCTTTGCCTGCCAGCAACTCAATCACATGGTGATGGTGGAAGAGCTGTTCCGCGCCCGCTTGCAGGGACTGCCTGCACCGCATGCCGCCACCAATAGCGTGCAACTGCCCACGCTGGATGAGCTGGAGCGCCGCCTGCTGGCATCCAACGCCTGGTTGACCAGCCATATTGCCGCTCTCACGCCGGAAAGTGCGGCGCAAATCATCCGTTTTGTGTTTGCCGATGGCCAGGCCGGCAGCATGAGCCAGCAAGAAATCCTGTTCCACATCCTCAATCACGGCACTTACCACCGTGGTGCCATCGGACATGCGCTGGAGCAGGCCGGAGCACAGCGGCCAGCCGATACCTACACGCTGTACATCCATGCGGCCGAACCGCAGCGCCGTTGGTGCTGA
- the pgaD gene encoding poly-beta-1,6-N-acetyl-D-glucosamine biosynthesis protein PgaD, translating to MESSADKLIIEAPHLLTPPQRFCSWFFTALGWLAWCYLWLPAMLWCWRVVQTGVLFDTSGRSGELITLGIYTLIGAFLGLTLVVWALSSYYKYKGSDRRKSRGDTHPQDVAEQLHIPLEVLLAGKDRKVMVVHHLPDGGVSRIEALS from the coding sequence ATGGAAAGTAGTGCCGACAAACTGATTATCGAAGCGCCGCACCTGCTGACGCCGCCGCAGCGCTTCTGCTCCTGGTTCTTCACCGCCCTGGGCTGGCTGGCATGGTGCTATCTGTGGCTGCCAGCCATGCTGTGGTGCTGGAGGGTGGTGCAGACCGGTGTGCTGTTTGATACCTCGGGGCGCAGCGGGGAGTTGATCACCCTGGGCATCTATACCCTGATTGGCGCTTTCCTGGGCCTGACACTGGTGGTGTGGGCCTTATCCAGCTACTACAAGTACAAGGGCTCGGACCGGCGCAAGAGCCGTGGTGACACCCACCCGCAGGATGTGGCCGAGCAACTGCACATTCCGCTGGAGGTATTGCTGGCCGGCAAGGACCGCAAGGTGATGGTGGTGCATCATTTGCCTGATGGCGGCGTATCCAGGATAGAAGCCTTGTCCTGA
- the pgaC gene encoding poly-beta-1,6-N-acetyl-D-glucosamine synthase has translation MSTLIAVILAFAFYYPLFMAWLWMQGALFYYWHYERKDPPVSQPPVLDYPPVSVIIPCYNEGQNARETIGAALALDYPEFEVIAVNDGSTDDTGDILNELAASNPRLRVIHQSPNQGKAVGLNTALAFSRNEYLLCIDGDAVLDRYAAKWLLRHFINSPRVAAVTGNPRIRNRTTLLGRLQVGEFTAIIGLIKRAQRSYGRLFTVSGVITAFRKSAVIEAGMWSEDMLTEDIDISWKLQHKHWAVRFEPHALVWILMPETLKGLFKQRVRWAKGGTQALMRNAWVFTSWRHRYMWPIYLEYFLSVVWSYSMAFVIGYWLASLLLPSVLQPISSPFLPGWYGLLLGYTCLTQFAVSKAIDSQYDKGLGRNYYWMIWYPLAYWLLNVLTSVYAFPQAVIRKKGTRARWTSPDRGVHHGK, from the coding sequence ATGAGCACGCTGATTGCAGTGATTCTGGCCTTCGCCTTCTACTACCCGCTGTTCATGGCCTGGCTGTGGATGCAGGGCGCGCTGTTCTATTACTGGCATTACGAGCGCAAGGACCCGCCAGTCTCCCAGCCGCCAGTGCTGGATTACCCGCCGGTTTCGGTCATCATCCCTTGCTACAACGAGGGGCAGAATGCGCGGGAAACCATAGGCGCTGCGCTGGCGCTGGATTATCCGGAGTTTGAAGTGATTGCCGTCAACGACGGCAGTACCGATGACACCGGCGACATTCTCAATGAACTGGCGGCCAGCAACCCGCGCCTCAGGGTGATTCACCAGTCGCCCAACCAGGGCAAGGCGGTGGGGCTGAATACCGCGCTGGCCTTTTCGCGCAATGAATACCTGCTGTGCATTGATGGCGATGCGGTGCTGGACCGCTATGCGGCCAAATGGCTGCTGCGCCATTTCATCAACTCGCCGCGCGTGGCCGCAGTCACCGGCAACCCGCGCATCCGCAATCGCACCACGCTCCTGGGGCGGCTGCAGGTGGGCGAGTTCACCGCCATCATCGGCTTGATCAAGCGTGCGCAGCGCTCCTACGGACGGCTGTTTACGGTATCGGGCGTGATCACCGCCTTTCGCAAGTCGGCGGTGATCGAGGCCGGCATGTGGAGCGAGGACATGCTGACCGAGGATATCGACATCAGCTGGAAGCTGCAGCACAAGCACTGGGCGGTGCGCTTTGAGCCGCATGCGCTGGTGTGGATCCTGATGCCGGAAACCCTCAAGGGCCTGTTCAAGCAGCGGGTGCGCTGGGCCAAGGGCGGCACCCAGGCGCTGATGCGCAATGCCTGGGTGTTTACCAGTTGGCGGCACCGTTATATGTGGCCCATCTACCTGGAGTATTTCCTCAGCGTGGTGTGGTCGTACAGCATGGCCTTCGTCATTGGCTACTGGCTGGCTTCGCTGCTGTTGCCCAGCGTGCTGCAACCCATTTCCAGCCCCTTCCTGCCCGGTTGGTACGGCCTGCTGCTGGGCTATACCTGCCTCACCCAGTTTGCCGTCAGCAAGGCCATCGACAGCCAGTACGACAAGGGGCTGGGCCGGAATTACTACTGGATGATCTGGTATCCGCTGGCGTACTGGCTGCTCAATGTGCTGACCTCGGTGTACGCCTTTCCACAAGCTGTCATCAGAAAGAAAGGGACCCGGGCCCGCTGGACCAGTCCCGATCGGGGAGTTCACCATGGAAAGTAG
- a CDS encoding nickel-dependent hydrogenase large subunit: protein MSRRILGPFNRVEGDLNITLDFADGKVSAARVTAPLFRGFERILLGREPLDALAIVPRICGICSVSQSVAAANALSALYGISPPPNGLQVRNLIHAVENIADHLSHFYLFFMPDFARADYQSQPWHADIFARFQAQRGSAVAPMLEARAILMRFMGSLAGHWPHTLCLQPGGVTKVVSAAERVRLQQWLRTFRRYLEQHTFGLPLEAIAALNTPEALVNYRQQAPEADFACFLHIADNLQLHQLGRSYDRFIAADAYAAPDGCWSPAGVWQDGSRLPLELDDISEDNHSSWLAGDGPARPLHSDTVPLPDKAEGYSWSKAPRIAGAAAETGALARGLLRGEPLLLALVAEHGGNVHSRVVARLTEVARLVPQMEQWLAALQLDDAFQLATPTQPQHSQAIGLTEAARGMLGHWVALDAGRISRYQIIAPTTWNFSPRDSQGLPGPLEKALEGVAACDPQALQVQHIVRSFDPCQVCTTH, encoded by the coding sequence ATGAGCCGCCGCATTCTTGGCCCCTTCAATCGTGTCGAGGGCGATCTGAACATCACGCTGGACTTTGCCGACGGCAAGGTCAGTGCCGCCCGTGTTACCGCCCCGCTGTTTCGCGGTTTTGAACGGATATTGCTGGGGCGCGAGCCGCTGGACGCGCTGGCCATCGTGCCGCGCATCTGCGGCATCTGTTCGGTATCGCAATCGGTGGCGGCAGCCAATGCGCTATCCGCCCTGTATGGCATCAGCCCGCCCCCCAATGGCCTGCAGGTGCGCAATCTGATCCACGCGGTGGAAAACATTGCCGACCACCTCAGTCATTTCTATTTGTTCTTCATGCCGGATTTTGCCCGCGCCGACTACCAGTCCCAGCCCTGGCATGCGGATATCTTTGCCCGCTTCCAGGCCCAGCGCGGCAGTGCCGTCGCCCCCATGCTGGAGGCACGCGCCATCCTGATGCGCTTCATGGGCAGCCTGGCCGGCCACTGGCCGCACACGCTGTGCCTGCAACCGGGTGGCGTCACCAAGGTGGTGAGCGCAGCCGAACGGGTGCGCTTGCAGCAATGGTTGCGCACCTTCCGCCGTTATCTGGAACAGCACACCTTCGGCCTGCCACTGGAAGCCATCGCCGCCCTGAACACGCCTGAAGCACTGGTAAACTACCGCCAGCAAGCCCCCGAGGCGGACTTTGCCTGTTTTCTGCACATTGCCGACAACCTGCAATTGCACCAACTGGGCCGTAGCTACGACCGCTTCATTGCCGCCGATGCCTATGCCGCGCCGGATGGCTGTTGGAGCCCGGCTGGCGTATGGCAGGACGGCAGCCGCCTGCCGCTGGAGCTGGACGACATCAGCGAGGACAACCACAGCAGTTGGCTGGCTGGCGATGGCCCGGCCAGGCCGCTGCATAGCGATACGGTGCCGCTGCCGGACAAGGCCGAGGGCTATAGCTGGAGCAAGGCCCCGCGCATTGCCGGTGCCGCCGCCGAAACCGGCGCACTGGCGCGCGGCCTGCTGCGCGGCGAGCCGCTGCTGCTTGCCCTGGTGGCAGAACACGGTGGCAATGTACACAGCCGGGTGGTGGCACGCCTTACCGAAGTGGCACGCCTTGTGCCGCAGATGGAACAGTGGCTGGCCGCACTGCAACTGGACGACGCATTCCAGCTGGCGACTCCCACCCAGCCGCAGCACAGCCAGGCCATCGGCCTGACCGAGGCGGCACGCGGCATGCTGGGGCATTGGGTGGCACTGGATGCCGGGCGCATCAGCCGCTACCAGATCATCGCGCCGACGACATGGAATTTCTCGCCGCGCGACAGCCAGGGCCTGCCCGGCCCGCTGGAAAAAGCGCTGGAAGGGGTGGCGGCCTGCGACCCGCAAGCCCTGCAGGTACAACACATCGTGCGCAGCTTCGACCCCTGCCAGGTGTGTACTACCCACTAA
- the pgaB gene encoding poly-beta-1,6-N-acetyl-D-glucosamine N-deacetylase PgaB, whose protein sequence is MKNLIRTLLLVLGMLLSLHAGASAANSKLIILCYHEVAEEALSLSDPYAVDVQLLSKQLAWMKGQGYHFVSVDDILADRNGTRPLPEKAVLLSFDDGYQSMYSKVFPILKQFKAPAVVALVGSWLLPRDDQEVQYGDIWVPRSRFLSWDEIREMKASGLIEIASHSFAMHKGVTANPQGGSEPAYTSPSWSEGKYESYDAYLARAAADMKKNSDFLAEKLGERPRVMVWPYGAYNFRVTKLAGELGMPITMSLDDGINTGKTPLQAMRRVLMDARTRIPELAFQFHQLEKFPDGVRPESSRIMHVDLDYIYDPDPAQQDRNIDALLDRVKAMGVSTVYLQAFADPKGTGEAEALYFPNRYLPMRADLFNRVAWSLDTRCDVKVYAWMPLLAFKLPDSNPVAGKLVLAAARDGSPPQVKGYRRLSPYSAEARATIRGIYEDLARGAHFHGLLFHDDATLSDDEDVSADAQAWYQQQGLPLNPAEARKDPAMLAAWTSEKIKRLDDFSLELTELVRIYEPALKVARNYYAPVVLNPASETWFAQSYRSGLQHYDYVAVMAMPYMEQAEQPKKWMQSLLHDVKDIPGALDKTVFELQATNWRTNQPVPTEELVDTVNTLHEQGARHFAYYPDDQFKDQPKLSVIRRVFSMKSNPAE, encoded by the coding sequence ATGAAAAACCTGATCCGCACTCTGCTGCTGGTGCTGGGCATGCTGTTGTCGCTGCATGCCGGTGCCAGCGCCGCCAACTCCAAACTGATCATCCTGTGCTACCACGAGGTGGCCGAAGAGGCTTTGTCGCTGTCCGACCCGTATGCGGTGGATGTGCAACTGCTGTCGAAGCAACTGGCCTGGATGAAGGGGCAGGGCTACCACTTTGTCAGCGTGGACGACATCCTGGCCGACCGCAACGGCACCCGCCCCTTGCCGGAAAAAGCCGTATTGCTGAGCTTTGACGATGGCTACCAGAGCATGTACAGCAAGGTTTTCCCCATTCTCAAGCAGTTCAAGGCCCCGGCGGTGGTGGCGCTGGTGGGGTCCTGGCTGCTGCCGCGCGACGATCAGGAAGTGCAGTACGGCGACATCTGGGTGCCGCGCAGCCGTTTTCTCAGCTGGGATGAAATCAGGGAAATGAAAGCCAGCGGGCTGATTGAAATTGCCAGCCATTCCTTTGCCATGCACAAGGGGGTGACGGCCAATCCGCAAGGCGGCTCCGAACCGGCTTATACCAGCCCCAGTTGGAGCGAGGGCAAGTACGAAAGCTATGACGCCTACCTGGCCCGCGCTGCGGCAGACATGAAAAAGAACAGCGACTTCCTGGCGGAAAAGCTGGGCGAACGTCCACGGGTGATGGTGTGGCCCTATGGTGCTTACAACTTCCGCGTGACCAAGCTGGCGGGTGAGCTGGGCATGCCCATCACCATGAGCCTGGACGATGGCATCAATACCGGCAAAACCCCGCTGCAAGCCATGCGCCGCGTGCTGATGGATGCGCGCACCAGGATTCCGGAACTGGCCTTCCAGTTTCACCAACTGGAGAAATTCCCCGACGGCGTGCGCCCGGAATCCAGCCGCATCATGCATGTGGACCTGGACTACATCTACGACCCGGACCCGGCCCAGCAGGACCGCAATATCGACGCCTTGCTGGACCGGGTAAAGGCCATGGGCGTGAGCACGGTCTACCTGCAAGCCTTTGCCGACCCCAAGGGTACTGGCGAGGCCGAAGCGCTGTATTTCCCCAACCGCTACCTGCCGATGCGCGCCGACCTGTTCAACCGCGTGGCCTGGTCGCTGGACACCCGCTGCGATGTGAAAGTGTATGCCTGGATGCCGCTGCTGGCTTTCAAGCTGCCGGACAGCAACCCGGTGGCCGGCAAGCTGGTGCTGGCTGCCGCGCGTGACGGTTCGCCACCGCAGGTGAAAGGCTATCGCCGCCTGTCGCCGTATTCGGCTGAGGCCCGCGCCACCATCCGTGGCATTTACGAAGACCTGGCCCGTGGCGCCCACTTCCATGGCCTGCTGTTTCATGACGACGCCACCCTGTCCGACGATGAAGACGTCAGCGCCGACGCCCAGGCCTGGTATCAGCAGCAGGGCCTGCCGCTGAACCCGGCCGAGGCACGCAAGGACCCGGCCATGCTGGCCGCCTGGACCAGCGAAAAGATCAAGCGGCTGGATGACTTCAGCCTGGAACTGACCGAGCTGGTAAGGATTTACGAACCGGCGCTGAAAGTCGCCCGCAACTACTATGCGCCGGTGGTGCTTAACCCGGCCTCGGAAACCTGGTTTGCCCAGTCCTACCGCAGCGGCCTGCAGCATTACGACTACGTTGCGGTGATGGCCATGCCTTATATGGAGCAAGCCGAACAGCCCAAAAAATGGATGCAGAGCTTGCTGCACGACGTCAAGGACATTCCGGGCGCGCTGGACAAGACCGTGTTTGAACTGCAGGCCACCAACTGGCGCACCAATCAGCCGGTACCGACAGAAGAGCTGGTGGACACGGTGAATACCCTGCACGAGCAAGGCGCGCGTCACTTTGCCTACTACCCGGATGACCAGTTCAAGGACCAGCCAAAGCTGTCGGTCATCCGGCGGGTGTTTTCCATGAAATCCAACCCGGCCGAATAA
- a CDS encoding sensor histidine kinase: MTAPHHALNAPVSLPDDSLAAAGQELAEAAWIDVIQRMDEVYSELVASQETLETKHRELAEAHHFTEGVLAAMTDVLVVCDTVGKVRQVNRAMLQLTGHAESELVGRELAELVEDSQARSQIATLLAAGRSDVQDVEIALPRQQGEPVPVTWNVSPLYDGEGRYSGFVAVGRPIGELKRAYAQLQAAHQALKSAQAQLVQAEKMASLGRLVAGVAHELNNPISFVLGNAHAMQRYAGKLTRYLNAIHAHDLSAENQALRIELKIDRLIADLPSLSAGLMEGAERSGHIVDALKRFSAVEENTRQRVDLADLTQRALHWVSRAAPFRVEVINTGLDAPAWVCGSANQLQQVLVNLIQNAFDAIEKTMKPRLELSITRQAQSVELQLHDNGSGISEEALPLIFDPFFTTKPIGKGTGLGLSISYGIVERHGGMLSAANLPQGGACFTLSLPAFKD, translated from the coding sequence ATGACAGCCCCGCACCATGCCCTGAATGCACCGGTCAGCCTGCCGGACGACAGCCTTGCCGCTGCCGGACAGGAGCTGGCCGAAGCAGCCTGGATAGACGTCATCCAGCGCATGGACGAGGTGTATAGCGAGCTGGTGGCCTCACAGGAAACGCTGGAAACCAAGCACCGTGAGCTGGCCGAAGCCCATCACTTTACCGAGGGTGTACTGGCCGCCATGACCGATGTGCTGGTGGTGTGCGATACGGTGGGAAAGGTACGCCAGGTCAACCGCGCCATGCTGCAACTGACCGGCCATGCAGAAAGCGAGCTGGTTGGCCGCGAACTGGCCGAACTGGTGGAAGACAGCCAGGCACGCAGCCAGATCGCCACCCTGCTGGCAGCAGGTCGCAGCGATGTGCAGGATGTGGAAATCGCCCTGCCCCGCCAGCAGGGAGAACCGGTGCCGGTCACCTGGAATGTCAGCCCCTTGTATGACGGTGAAGGCCGTTACAGCGGCTTTGTCGCCGTGGGACGTCCGATTGGCGAACTCAAGCGTGCTTATGCCCAGTTACAGGCGGCGCATCAGGCACTCAAATCAGCCCAGGCGCAGTTGGTGCAAGCCGAGAAAATGGCCTCGCTGGGCCGGCTGGTGGCCGGGGTGGCGCATGAGCTGAACAATCCCATCAGCTTTGTGCTGGGCAATGCCCACGCCATGCAGCGCTATGCCGGCAAGCTCACCCGTTATCTGAACGCCATCCACGCCCATGACCTGAGCGCGGAAAACCAGGCCTTGCGCATTGAACTGAAAATCGACCGCCTGATTGCCGACCTGCCCTCGCTCAGCGCCGGCCTGATGGAAGGTGCCGAGCGCAGCGGCCATATCGTGGATGCACTCAAGCGCTTTTCTGCGGTGGAAGAAAACACCCGCCAGCGGGTGGACCTGGCCGACCTCACCCAACGCGCCTTGCACTGGGTCAGCCGTGCCGCGCCCTTCCGGGTGGAAGTCATCAACACCGGGCTGGACGCCCCCGCCTGGGTGTGTGGCTCGGCCAACCAGTTGCAACAAGTGCTGGTGAACCTGATCCAGAATGCGTTTGATGCCATCGAAAAAACCATGAAGCCCCGGCTGGAACTGAGCATCACCCGTCAGGCACAAAGCGTGGAACTGCAACTGCACGACAATGGCAGCGGCATCAGTGAGGAAGCCTTGCCACTGATCTTCGACCCCTTCTTCACCACCAAGCCCATCGGCAAGGGCACCGGGCTTGGCTTGTCCATCAGCTATGGCATTGTCGAGCGCCATGGCGGCATGCTGAGCGCGGCCAATCTCCCGCAGGGCGGGGCCTGCTTCACGCTGAGCCTGCCCGCGTTCAAGGACTAA
- a CDS encoding organic hydroperoxide resistance protein, whose product MSIEKVLYRANATATGGREGSAESSDAALKVQLSTPRELGGAGGPGTNPEQLFAAGYSACFLGALKFVALQDKVALPATTTVNATVGIGPIPTGFGIEVDLQISIPGVDAAKAQALVDKAHIVCPYSNATRGNIDVRLQLV is encoded by the coding sequence ATGTCCATTGAAAAAGTCCTCTACCGCGCCAATGCCACCGCCACCGGTGGTCGTGAAGGCAGTGCCGAATCGTCTGATGCCGCCTTGAAGGTGCAATTGTCCACCCCGCGCGAACTGGGCGGTGCCGGTGGTCCGGGCACCAATCCCGAGCAATTGTTTGCCGCCGGTTACTCGGCCTGCTTTCTGGGGGCGCTGAAATTTGTGGCGCTGCAAGACAAGGTGGCCTTGCCTGCCACCACCACGGTGAACGCTACCGTGGGCATCGGCCCGATTCCCACCGGCTTTGGCATCGAAGTGGATTTGCAGATCAGCATTCCCGGTGTGGATGCAGCCAAGGCGCAAGCGCTGGTGGACAAGGCGCATATTGTCTGCCCGTACTCCAATGCCACCCGTGGCAATATCGACGTGCGCCTGCAACTGGTGTAA